The following are encoded together in the Ictalurus punctatus breed USDA103 chromosome 1, Coco_2.0, whole genome shotgun sequence genome:
- the dtx3la gene encoding E3 ubiquitin-protein ligase DTX3L1, which translates to MGSEQSKDKMYCTRYLNGNGPPSLADQVENGTSGRFNLVNGNQPDDGKISITHLRRNVEGYPDCDTIQISFEFDDGIQTDKHPNPGQKYYGLKTVAFVPLNHEGTKVYHLLEIAFKHKLLFTVATTSTGEERVTFADIPLKTKESGGHDSFSYPDPNYLKTVKKILKSKGIK; encoded by the exons ATGGGTTCTGAGCAAAGCAAAGATAAGATGTATTGCACCAGATATTTAAATGGAAATGGGCCGCCATCGCTGGCTGACCAAG ttgaaAATGGAACTAGCGGACGCTTTAATTTAGTCAATGGAAACCAACCAGATGATGGGAAGATATCAATAACGCACCTGAGGAGGAATGTGGAAGGATATCCAGACTGTGACACCATACAGATCAGCTTTGAATTTGACGATGGAATACAGACG GACAAGCATCCTAATCCAGGGCAGAAATACTATGGGCTTAAAACAGTGGCCTTTGTGCCTCTGAACCATGAGGGAACTAAGGTGTACCACCTGCTAGAGATAGCATTCAAACACAAGCTGCTGTTTACAGTGGCAACTACTAGTACCGGAGAAGAACGCGTTACCTTTGCTGACATTCCTTTAAAAACCAAAGAGAGTGGAGGACATGACAG CTTTAGCTATCCAGACCCGAACTATCTGAAAACAGTGAAGAAGATCCTGAAATCTAAAGGGATCAAATGA